A genomic window from Yarrowia lipolytica chromosome 1D, complete sequence includes:
- a CDS encoding uncharacterized protein (Compare to YALI0D22913g, weakly similar to uniprot|Q8TFD3 Mycosphaerella pini Putative dothistromin transporter), with product MPDTLSIEKTGSYGRSRDPLDDITHSTDQSHSCDPTGNFTDSPSMQESQEYLDLDPGSEKIGDTPSPDIARDLEEQAEKAAESAVDGQRADSLHRHNSYPIPPLAGLTLQRTLTHRSRVSRLSHHSEEQSGDQSGNAMNSETPALPGHVTQDHLSQTRRYLICFMLCVCTLLVAIDETIITTALPEIVAALKSSSGYTWIGTSYLLACASSMPAYGALADIFGRKPIILLSIALFLIGSAIAGAATDMGMMISGRVIQGIGGGGISNLVNVIVADIIDLKYRGTFMGAIGATWAVGGCMGPLLGGAFASGGQWRWCFFLNLPIAGVCFIFMAWLANIKSPPTTLRDGLKRIDFLGIILITCATVCLFLALDWGGVHFAWNSAPVIVCLVLSGVLYIAFVLCEKYIPNEPVMPPRLFTNFSRTGALLCTFFHSTTFMAVSYFTPFMYQSVYNKSPIGAAVYLLPQAIVMGLASAISGYIITKTGKYKIIMIVGFSLAAIFNGMIVTLNPDSNTAKQIMWVTVWGIGIGPNFESTLIALHTHIKSQDIATATSTWGFLRTIGFSIGIAIGGVVFQNKMQTENEELGHLLPADLRELLTGADAAASTTLIKNYSEPVQKVAKLMYSRSFKDMFWTCLGLCLGYLFVFLIKERPLEMKDAKGETTETEDEVDQIVDVIVDDFEGNQKHRDGA from the coding sequence ATGCCAGATACACTGTCGATAGAAAAGACCGGGTCATATGgcagatcacgtgatccacTGGACGACATCACGCACTCGACGGATCAGTCTCACTCATGTGACCCAACTGGCAACTTCACAGACAGCCCTTCCATGCAAGAATCCCAGGAATACCTAGACTTAGACCCAGGTTCAGAGAAAATAGGAGATACCCCATCACCTGATATAGCACGTGATTTGGAGGAGCAAgccgagaaggctgctgagTCAGCGGTAGATGGCCAGCGTGCTGACTCactccacagacacaactCTTACCCTATCCCACCCTTGGCTGGACTGACCCTTCAGAGAACACTTACCCATCGTTCCAGAGTATCAAGGCTGAGTCATCACTCCGAGGAGCAGTCAGGTGACCAATCTGGTAACGCGATGAACTCGGAAACCCCCGCCTTACCTGGGCATGTGACTCAGGACCATTTATCTCAAACACGACGATATCTTATTTGTTTCATGTTGTGTGTCTGCACACTTCTCGTGGCTATCGATGAGACTATCATCACTACAGCGCTTCCTGAGATTGTGGCTGCCTTGAAATCGTCTTCTGGATATACGTGGATTGGAACCTCTTATCTTCTTGCATGTGCTTCTTCCATGCCTGCATATGGAGCTCTTGCAGACATTTTTGGGCGTAAACCGATCATTCTCTTGTCAATTGCACTGTTCCTGATTGGCTCTGCTAttgctggagctgccacCGACATGGGCATGATGATCAGTGGACGTGTCATTCAGGgtattggaggaggaggtatTTCCAACCTGGTGAACGTCATTGTGGCCGATATCATTGATCTCAAGTACCGAGGTACATTTATGGGTGCCATTGGAGCCACCTGGGCCGTTGGAGGATGCATGGGACCTCTTCTTGGTGGAGCTTTTGCCTCTGGAGGACAGTGGAGATGGTGTTTCTTCCTCAACCTGCCCATTGCAGGGGTTTGCTTCATTTTCATGGCTTGGCTGGCTAACATTAAGTCTCCTCCTACGACGTTGAGAGACGGACTCAAACGAATCGATTTTCTGGGCATTATTCTTATTACGTGCGCCACTGTGTGTCTTTTCTTGGCTCTGGACTGGGGAGGAGTTCATTTTGCCTGGAACTCTGCTCCTGTCATTGTGTGTCTGGTTCTGAGTGGAGTTCTTTACATTGCTTTCGTCCTGTGTGAAAAATACATCCCCAACGAGCCCGTGATGCCCCCCAGGTTATTCACCAATTTCTCTCGAACTggagctcttctctgcacttttttccactccaccacctttaTGGCAGTTTCCTACTTTACGCCCTTCATGTACCAGTCTGTTTACAACAAGAGCCCCATTGGAGCAGCCGTCTACCTGCTTCCCCAGGCCATTGTCATGGGCCTGGCTTCTGCTATCAGTGGATACATCATTACAAAGACAGGCAAGTACAAGATCATCATGATTGTTGGCTTCTCCCTGGCAGCCATCTTCAACGGAATGATAGTCACTCTCAATCCCGACTCCAACACCGCCAAGCAGATCATGTGGGTCACCGTCTGGGGTATTGGTATTGGTCCCAACTTTGAGTCCACTCTGATTGCTCTACATACCCATATCAAGTCTCAGGACATTGCCACGGCTACATCGACCTGGGGCTTCCTTCGAACCATCGGGTTCTCCATCGGTATTGCTAttggtggagttgtgtTCCAGAACAAGATGCAGACTGAGAATGAAGAACTGGGACACTTGCTGCCTGCGGACTTGAGAGAACTACTGACTGGTGccgatgctgctgcttctacTACACTCATCAAGAACTACTCTGAGCCCGTTCAGAAAGTAGCCAAGCTCATGTACTCCAGATCCTTCAAAGACATGTTCTGGACGTGTCTGGGCTTGTGTCTGGGCTATCTCTTTGTGTTCCTCATCAAGGAGCGGCCTCTGGAGATGAAGGACGCCAAGGGCGAGACAACTGAGACGGAGGACGAAGTTGACCAGATTGTTGATGTGATTGTCGACGACTTCGAGGGCAACCAGAAGCACAGGGACGGGGCCTAA
- a CDS encoding uncharacterized protein (Compare to YALI0D22935g, weakly similar to uniprot|P23293 Saccharomyces cerevisiae YPR161c SGV1 ser/thr protein kinase), translating to MHGQPHQHLHTSPTAPFNMTIPYQPSTYYGCSNVTESYKPLGKIGEGTFGEVFRAEQITTKRHVALKKILLHSEKEGFPVTALREIRILKLLRHENVIPLVDLAVERGDQSKKERGCVYMVTPYMDHDLAGLLGNQSVQLSPAHIKCYMLQLLEGIGYLHAKKFLHRDIKAANILVNDQGILKLADFGLARGYDGPAPNSQTAGVNTENLTAMVVTRWYRPPELILGDRKYTTAIDMWGIGCVFGEFFTRKPIFPGASDVDQGSKIFQAVGVPTEDTMPGWSVLPGAQNSNIWGTDATNKLDKLFGRLSKDGLDFLKGLLLLDPTKRLTAIGGKNHAYFKTEPLPCQPHELPKWQSSHELDNHKRREQEKNESKVQPPPREKQPPVREPRDRDRSRDSRPPRERDSRDRRPPRGRYDSFERPERRPEGPRDGPRDRDRDEYPRELPPRDLPPRDLPPRDRDYPPRERDWDRRPPPRDRDYPPRERDYPPRDSRDRDYHPRDRDYPPRDSRDYPRDSRDSRDSRPISPSRERFHKRPQFDMYSDTDYDRERDEDDRRRRPLPRDSSRDMTRDVYVPSRGREPRELPKGPPPAPGDKVEDKGESHNKDDKPCDTENPRDSDKSRDLGPPPGPPLPADGPPPPPSSNPPRPSETYGGSRPPWRRDSRDRRESRDRDGRDRDGRDRRLSSSRYARDEFDEYGRKRPRIER from the coding sequence ATGCATGGCCAACCacatcaacatctacaCACCAGCCCTACAGCACCATTCAACATGACGATACCGTACCAGCCGTCGACATACTACGGCTGCAGCAACGTGACCGAGTCGTACAAGCCGCTGGGTAAAATCGGCGAGGGAACGTTCGGTGAGGTTTTTCGAGCTGAGCAAATCACCACCAAACGACATGTCGCTCTGAAAAAGATTTTGCTGCATTCCGAAAAGGAGGGCTTTCCGGTGACTGCGCTGCGGGAAATTCGGATTCTGAAGCTTCTGCGACACGAGAACGTGATCCCGCTAGTCGACTTGGCCGTGGAGCGAGGAGATCAGTCGAAAAAGGAGCGAGGGTGTGTCTACATGGTAACCCCGTACATGGACCATGATCTGGCCGGGTTGCTGGGAAACCAGTCGGTGCAACTTTCCCCGGCACACATCAAATGCTACatgctgcagctgctggagggGATTGGGTACTTGCACGCCAAAAAGTTCTTGCATCGAGATATCAAGGCAGCCAACATTCTCGTGAACGACCAGGGCATTTTGAAGCTGGCAGATTTCGGCTTGGCAAGAGGCTACGACGGTCCCGCTCCAAACTCGCAAACTGCTGGTGTCAACACAGAGAATCTGACCGCTATGGTTGTCACAAGATGGTATAGACCCCCGGAGCTCATTCTCGGAGACAGAAAGTACACCACAGCTATCGACATGTGGGGAATTGGATGTGTGTTTGGCGAGTTCTTCACTCGAAAACCAATCTTCCCGGGAGCTTCTGATGTCGATCAGGGCTCTAAAATTTTTCAGGCAGTTGGAGTACCTACAGAAGACACCATGCCTGGATGGAGCGTGCTTCCTGGCGCCCAAAACTCTAACATCTGGGGCACAGACGCAACCAATAAGCTGGACAAATTGTTTGGGCGGCTGTCAAAGGACGGACTGGACTTTTTGAAAGGCTTGTTGTTGCTAGACCCTACAAAAAGACTGACAGCGATTGGAGGAAAGAACCATGCTTATTTCAAGACAGAGCCACTGCCTTGTCAACCACACGAGCTGCCAAAGTGGCAGTCGTCCCATGAACTCGATAACCATAAACGCAgagagcaggagaagaatGAGTCAAAAGTTCAGCCGCCACCAAGAGAAAAACAGCCTCCCGTGAGAGAGCCACGTGATAGAGATAGATCTCGTGACTCAAGGCCTCCTCGGGAGCGTGACTCCCGTGACCGTCGTCCTCCGAGAGGCCGCTACGATTCGTTTGAACGACCCGAACGGCGTCCAGAAGGTCCACGTGATGGCCCGAGGGATAGAGACCGCGATGAGTATCCACGAGAACTCCCACCACGCGACCTACCTCCCCGTGACCTGCccccacgtgaccgagaTTACCCTCCTCGAGAACGAGACTGGGATCGACGGCCTCCTCCCAGAGATAGAGATTATCCGCCTAGAGAGAGAGATTATCCACCCAGGGACTCACGAGACCGAGATTATCATCCCAGGGATAGAGACTACCCTCCCCGggactcacgtgattacCCTCGagattcacgtgactcccgTGACTCCAGACCCATTTCCCCTTCTAGAGAGCGGTTCCACAAACGTCCTCAATTCGACATGTACTCGGATACCGATTATGACCGAGAACGggacgaagacgacagGAGACGGCGTCCGCTACCACGAGATAGTTCACGTGATATGACACGTGACGTGTACGTTCCTTCACGAGGTAGGGAGCCGAGGGAGCTACCCAAGGGTCCCCCCCCTGCGCCGGGAGATAAGGTGGAGGATAAGGGAGAGTCACATAATAAGGACGATAAGCCGTGTGATACGGAAAATCCACGTGATTCGGACAAATCGCGTGACTTGgggcctcctccagggcctcctcttcctgctgacggtcctcctcctccgccttCGTCGaatcctcctcgtcctaGTGAGACGTATGGAGGAAGTCGACCTCCGTGGAGACGGGATTCACGCGATAGACGAGAGTCACGGGATCGTGACGGAAGGGATAGAGATGGACGGGATCGTCGCTTGTCATCGTCGAGATATGCTCGGGATGAGTTTGACGAGTATGGGAGGAAAAGACCGAGAATTGAGAGATAG